The following are encoded together in the Kribbella voronezhensis genome:
- a CDS encoding ABC transporter ATP-binding protein: protein MTLYADLQVTRSAFSLDLELTVEPGEVVALLGPNGAGKTTALRAIAGLLPLTDGRIRLGDEVWDEPPRVFRPADRRPIGVVFQDYLLFDHLSALENVAFGLRARGTDKHSARAEATRWLDAVGLGDHLKSRPRSLSGGQAQRVALVRALATTPELLLLDEPLAALDASTTLHVRAELGEHLRRYQGRTLLVTHDPLDAMVLADRLVIVEHGRVVQEGAPTEIARRPRTEYVAQLVGLNLYRGTAQGTLVALTSGGSLTIAAPTSGSVHVAFPPSAISLYAEQPAGSPRNTWPAVVTGLEQHAHTVRVRLDASPAGPATLLADITPAAVAELRLAPGQHLHATLKATEIQTYPS, encoded by the coding sequence ATGACCCTGTACGCCGACCTGCAGGTCACCCGGTCCGCCTTCAGCCTCGACCTCGAACTCACCGTCGAGCCAGGCGAGGTGGTCGCGCTGCTCGGCCCGAACGGCGCGGGCAAGACCACCGCCCTCCGCGCCATCGCCGGGCTGCTACCGCTCACCGACGGCCGGATCCGCCTCGGGGACGAGGTCTGGGACGAGCCGCCGCGGGTGTTCCGCCCGGCCGACCGCCGCCCGATCGGCGTGGTGTTCCAGGACTATCTGCTGTTCGACCACCTCAGTGCCTTGGAGAACGTCGCCTTCGGCCTCAGAGCTCGCGGTACGGACAAGCACTCCGCCCGCGCCGAGGCGACCCGCTGGCTCGACGCCGTCGGTCTCGGCGATCACCTGAAGAGTCGCCCGCGCTCCCTGTCCGGCGGCCAGGCGCAGCGGGTCGCGCTGGTCCGCGCGCTCGCCACCACACCCGAACTGCTCCTCCTGGACGAGCCCCTGGCAGCCCTGGACGCAAGTACGACATTGCATGTGCGCGCTGAGCTCGGCGAGCACCTCCGTCGGTACCAGGGCCGCACTCTCCTCGTCACCCACGACCCGCTGGACGCGATGGTGCTGGCCGACCGCCTCGTCATCGTCGAACACGGCCGTGTCGTCCAGGAAGGCGCTCCCACCGAGATCGCCCGTCGGCCGCGGACGGAGTACGTCGCCCAACTGGTCGGCCTCAACCTGTACCGCGGCACCGCCCAGGGCACTCTCGTCGCGCTCACCAGCGGCGGCTCCCTGACGATCGCCGCACCCACCTCCGGCAGCGTCCACGTGGCTTTCCCGCCGTCAGCGATCAGCCTGTACGCCGAGCAGCCGGCCGGCAGCCCCCGCAACACCTGGCCGGCGGTGGTCACCGGACTCGAACAGCACGCCCACACCGTTCGCGTCCGCCTCGATGCTTCTCCGGCCGGCCCGGCCACGCTCCTCGCCGACATCACCCCCGCGGCCGTCGCCGAACTCCGCCTCGCCCCGGGCCAACACCTGCACGCCACCCTCAAAGCCACCGAGATCCAGACCTACCCGAGTTGA
- the modB gene encoding molybdate ABC transporter permease subunit, giving the protein MSRRGSRRIRGRVPLILLLPALLGLAFLLVPLTGLLAQAPWSTLPSRLFSADVGQALKLSLLCASAATVLCLLLGVPLAWLLARAELPGRGLIRALVTVPLVLPPVVGGVALLLVLGRRGLIGERLDLWFGFSLPFTTAGVIVAEAFVAMPFLVISVEGALRAADPRYEEAAATLGAGRWLTFRRVTLPSIAPGVVAGAVLCWARALGEFGATITFAGNLPGRTTTMPLAVYLALETDPDVAVVLSVVLLAVSVVVLACLRERWISGLR; this is encoded by the coding sequence ATGAGTCGCCGCGGCAGCAGGAGGATCAGGGGGCGCGTGCCCTTGATCCTCCTGCTGCCTGCACTGCTCGGTCTCGCCTTCCTGCTCGTCCCTCTGACCGGCTTGCTCGCACAGGCGCCCTGGTCGACGCTGCCCTCGCGTCTGTTCAGTGCCGACGTCGGGCAGGCCCTCAAACTCTCCCTGCTCTGTGCCAGCGCCGCCACAGTGCTCTGTCTCCTTCTGGGCGTCCCTCTGGCCTGGCTACTCGCCAGAGCGGAGCTACCGGGTCGCGGACTCATCCGCGCGCTGGTGACCGTCCCGCTCGTATTGCCGCCGGTGGTGGGCGGTGTTGCACTGCTACTGGTCCTCGGGCGGCGCGGCTTGATCGGCGAACGCCTCGACCTCTGGTTCGGGTTCTCTTTGCCGTTCACCACGGCCGGCGTGATCGTCGCGGAGGCCTTCGTCGCGATGCCGTTCCTGGTGATCTCCGTGGAAGGCGCCCTGCGCGCGGCAGACCCGCGGTACGAGGAAGCGGCCGCCACTCTCGGCGCAGGACGCTGGCTGACGTTCCGCCGGGTCACGCTGCCGTCGATCGCGCCGGGTGTCGTGGCAGGCGCAGTACTGTGCTGGGCCCGGGCGCTCGGTGAATTCGGCGCCACGATCACCTTCGCGGGCAACCTGCCCGGCCGTACGACGACGATGCCGCTGGCCGTCTATCTCGCCCTGGAGACCGACCCCGACGTCGCGGTGGTGCTCAGCGTCGTACTGCTGGCCGTCTCCGTCGTCGTTCTCGCGTGTCTGCGCGAACGCTGGATCAGTGGTCTGCGATGA
- the modA gene encoding molybdate ABC transporter substrate-binding protein, translated as MFRRTVAAALTAVAALAVAACGSDEVPASSTTGPTGTITVFAAASLTGAFTQLGKDFEAAHPGVKVVFNFAGSSALAQQINAGAPADVFASAAPKNLDQVTDKGPATTFVKNKLEIAVPKGNPGKITGLKDFADKDKKLAVCAAQVPCGSAAKKVFDAAGVAAQPDSLEQDVKAAVTKVSLGEVDAALVYQTDVLAARGKVEGIEFPEADKAINDYPIATLTKAKNPEGAKAFVDYVLSAQGKAVLTAAGFDAP; from the coding sequence ATGTTCCGCCGTACCGTCGCCGCCGCCCTGACCGCGGTCGCCGCACTCGCCGTCGCCGCGTGCGGCAGCGACGAAGTACCGGCTTCCTCGACCACAGGGCCCACCGGCACGATCACTGTCTTCGCGGCCGCTTCCCTCACCGGTGCCTTCACCCAGCTCGGCAAGGACTTCGAGGCCGCCCATCCCGGCGTCAAGGTCGTCTTCAACTTCGCGGGGAGCTCGGCACTCGCGCAGCAGATCAACGCCGGCGCTCCGGCCGACGTCTTCGCCTCCGCCGCACCGAAGAACCTGGACCAGGTGACCGACAAAGGCCCCGCCACCACGTTCGTGAAGAACAAGCTGGAGATCGCTGTCCCGAAGGGCAATCCCGGCAAGATCACCGGCCTGAAGGACTTCGCCGACAAGGACAAGAAGCTTGCCGTCTGCGCGGCTCAGGTGCCTTGTGGCTCGGCCGCCAAGAAAGTCTTCGACGCCGCCGGCGTCGCCGCCCAGCCCGACAGCCTGGAGCAGGACGTGAAGGCGGCCGTGACCAAGGTCAGCCTCGGCGAGGTCGACGCGGCGCTGGTCTACCAGACCGATGTCCTGGCCGCGCGGGGCAAGGTCGAGGGGATCGAGTTCCCGGAGGCGGACAAGGCGATCAACGACTACCCGATCGCGACGTTGACCAAGGCGAAGAACCCGGAAGGCGCGAAAGCGTTCGTCGACTACGTGTTGTCCGCCCAGGGCAAAGCCGTCCTCACCGCAGCCGGTTTCGACGCGCCATGA
- a CDS encoding TOBE domain-containing protein codes for MPNLRISEAAALLGVSDDTVRRWIEQGRLPAVQDGGRMAVDGRELAAFAQKLAESPDPGTTTAASARNRLRGIVTRVVKDGVMAQVELQAGPFRVVSLMSREAADELELEPGVIAVASIKSTHVVVEIPES; via the coding sequence GTGCCGAATTTGCGGATCAGTGAGGCGGCCGCGCTGCTCGGAGTCAGCGATGACACCGTCCGGCGCTGGATCGAGCAGGGCCGGTTGCCGGCCGTCCAGGACGGTGGCCGGATGGCGGTCGACGGGCGCGAGCTGGCGGCGTTCGCGCAGAAGCTGGCCGAGTCGCCGGACCCCGGCACGACGACCGCCGCCTCGGCGCGGAACCGGCTGCGCGGCATCGTCACGCGGGTGGTCAAGGACGGGGTGATGGCACAGGTGGAGTTGCAGGCCGGCCCGTTCCGCGTCGTCTCGCTGATGAGCCGCGAGGCCGCCGACGAGCTGGAGCTGGAGCCCGGTGTGATCGCCGTCGCGTCGATCAAGTCCACCCACGTCGTCGTCGAGATCCCGGAGTCCTGA
- a CDS encoding acyl-CoA dehydrogenase family protein: MSATGLRDYLDGPYKAARDVVREGLAEHAGLLDAGLRLTRDEYRDEVLAMLQQITADGHPGRGFPKEYGGQGDLGGFIAGFETLAFGDLSLMVKAGVQFGLFAGAILHLGTTRHHEEYLADAINGQLLGCFAMTETGHGSNVQALGTTATYDPATEEFVIHTPHEGARKDYIGNAARHGRMAAVFAQLVVGGESHGVHCLLVPIRSLDGDPLPGVTLSDCGPKLGLNGVDNGRIVFDHVRVPRTALLDRYAQVDAEGTYTSEIENPDRRFFTMLGTLVQGRVSVGGAAINASKVALTIAVRYADQRRQFGAPGSANEALLLDYRMHQRRLLPLLARTYALHFAQAELVEEFVRLFGGGRNESEGRKEGVAVGEGDEHDRRALEAQAAGTKALGTWHATETIQMCREACGGAGYLAENRLAALKADTDVFTTFEGDNTVLLQLVAKGLLTNYRESFGKLDPLGTARFIAAQAVEIAVEKTALRTLAERLRDVVPNRSDSADPDAGLRDDAYHCGMLRFREEHMLAGVARRLKAGIDSGMEPFEVFNRCQDHVIAAGRAHVDRVVLEAFLAGVQRAPEGEVRERLKELYDLHALATIEAERAWYIEHGRLSGPRSKAITALVNELCAQVRPYAGDLVDAFGVPGAAVDVPMVVPSQHE, from the coding sequence ATGAGCGCGACGGGGCTGCGGGACTATCTGGACGGGCCGTACAAGGCGGCGCGGGATGTCGTCCGGGAGGGGCTGGCCGAGCATGCCGGTCTGCTGGACGCGGGACTGCGGCTGACCCGCGACGAGTACCGCGACGAGGTGCTCGCGATGCTCCAGCAGATCACCGCGGACGGGCATCCCGGCCGCGGGTTCCCGAAGGAGTACGGCGGTCAGGGCGACCTCGGCGGCTTCATCGCCGGATTCGAGACACTGGCCTTCGGCGACCTGTCGCTGATGGTGAAGGCGGGTGTCCAGTTCGGTCTGTTCGCCGGCGCGATCCTGCACCTGGGCACCACGCGGCACCACGAGGAGTACCTGGCCGACGCGATCAACGGCCAGTTGCTCGGCTGCTTCGCGATGACCGAGACCGGGCACGGCTCGAACGTCCAGGCGCTCGGCACCACCGCGACGTACGACCCGGCCACGGAAGAGTTCGTCATCCACACGCCGCACGAAGGTGCGCGCAAGGACTACATCGGCAACGCCGCCCGGCACGGCCGGATGGCGGCGGTCTTCGCCCAGCTCGTCGTCGGCGGCGAAAGCCATGGCGTGCACTGCCTGCTGGTCCCGATCCGATCCCTCGACGGCGACCCGCTTCCTGGCGTGACCCTGAGCGACTGCGGGCCGAAGCTCGGCCTGAACGGTGTGGACAACGGCCGGATCGTCTTCGACCACGTCCGCGTACCCCGTACCGCGCTGCTCGACCGGTATGCCCAGGTCGATGCTGAGGGCACCTATACCAGCGAGATCGAGAACCCGGACCGCCGCTTCTTCACGATGCTCGGCACCCTCGTCCAGGGCCGCGTCTCGGTCGGCGGCGCCGCGATCAACGCGAGCAAGGTGGCGCTGACGATCGCCGTCCGGTACGCCGACCAGCGGCGGCAGTTCGGCGCGCCGGGGAGTGCCAACGAGGCGCTGCTCCTCGACTACCGGATGCACCAGCGCCGGTTGCTGCCGTTGCTGGCCCGGACCTACGCGCTGCACTTCGCTCAGGCCGAGCTGGTCGAGGAGTTCGTCCGGCTGTTCGGCGGGGGAAGGAACGAAAGCGAGGGAAGGAAGGAAGGCGTTGCGGTTGGTGAGGGCGACGAACACGATCGCCGGGCGCTCGAGGCGCAGGCGGCCGGGACGAAGGCGCTCGGCACCTGGCACGCGACGGAGACGATCCAGATGTGCCGGGAGGCCTGCGGTGGCGCCGGCTACCTCGCCGAGAACCGGCTGGCCGCACTGAAGGCTGACACGGACGTGTTCACCACCTTCGAGGGCGACAACACCGTCCTGCTGCAACTGGTCGCCAAAGGTCTGCTGACCAATTACCGCGAGTCCTTCGGCAAGCTCGACCCGCTCGGGACCGCCCGGTTCATCGCCGCCCAGGCCGTCGAGATCGCGGTGGAGAAGACCGCGCTGCGGACGCTGGCCGAGCGGCTGCGCGACGTGGTGCCGAACCGGAGCGACTCGGCCGATCCCGACGCGGGGCTCCGCGACGACGCGTACCACTGCGGCATGCTGCGGTTCCGGGAGGAGCACATGCTCGCTGGAGTAGCTCGCCGGCTGAAGGCGGGGATCGACTCCGGGATGGAGCCGTTCGAGGTGTTCAACCGGTGTCAGGACCACGTGATCGCGGCCGGCCGGGCGCACGTCGACCGGGTCGTTCTGGAGGCGTTCCTGGCCGGAGTACAGCGTGCTCCGGAGGGCGAGGTGCGGGAGCGGCTGAAGGAACTGTACGACCTGCACGCGCTGGCGACGATCGAGGCGGAGCGCGCCTGGTACATCGAGCACGGCCGGTTGTCGGGGCCGCGGTCGAAGGCGATCACGGCGCTGGTGAACGAGCTTTGTGCCCAGGTCAGGCCGTACGCCGGCGACCTGGTGGACGCGTTCGGAGTACCGGGCGCGGCGGTGGATGTGCCGATGGTTGTACCGTCACAGCATGAGTGA
- a CDS encoding response regulator, with amino-acid sequence MRVVIGEDSALFREGLSRLLVDNGHEVVRAVADADTLVEAVAEVEPDLTIIDVRMPPTMSDDGARAAKTLRAENPARPILMLSQHVETKHVVELVATGGFGYLLKDRVLRVADFLDAMRRVADGGSALDPAIVAALVTPTRMNDPLTALSAREREVLALVAEGLSNSAIADRLVLAERTVETHMRSIFHKLRIDDTPDSHRRVLAVLAHLTA; translated from the coding sequence GTGCGCGTCGTGATCGGCGAGGATTCCGCCTTGTTTCGTGAGGGTCTGAGCCGCCTGCTGGTGGACAACGGACACGAGGTCGTCCGTGCGGTCGCGGACGCCGACACACTCGTCGAAGCGGTGGCCGAGGTCGAGCCGGACCTGACCATCATCGACGTCCGGATGCCGCCGACGATGAGCGACGACGGCGCCCGGGCCGCCAAGACCCTGCGCGCCGAGAACCCGGCCCGGCCGATCCTGATGCTGTCCCAGCACGTGGAGACCAAGCACGTCGTGGAGCTCGTCGCCACCGGCGGCTTCGGCTACCTGCTGAAGGACCGGGTACTGCGGGTCGCCGACTTCCTCGACGCCATGCGCCGGGTCGCGGACGGGGGCTCGGCGCTGGACCCGGCGATCGTGGCGGCTCTCGTCACGCCGACCCGGATGAACGATCCGCTCACCGCCTTGTCGGCCCGGGAGCGCGAAGTACTGGCCCTGGTGGCGGAAGGACTGTCGAACAGCGCGATCGCGGACCGGCTCGTCCTGGCCGAACGCACGGTCGAGACCCACATGCGAAGCATCTTCCACAAGTTGCGGATCGACGACACCCCGGACAGCCACCGCCGCGTGCTCGCCGTCCTGGCCCACCTGACGGCCTGA
- a CDS encoding sensor histidine kinase translates to MTRPLGWVTAASVAYVAGLVVRAALAYGPASIGSGGDLPVTMAILLPSLLLGWLVAVRAPTSPIGPALAWTGALPAVVFAVEDWGSSYHTAHAWPGARTVEVVAAGVWTWLFLGFAILVLVFPDGLLPGRRWRTIAIAVPVWLALVNFVIATDIDNYSATSEPERVVGRPPFVLPAPVRGGLIVVAMAGLIGILLAVAVSLVVRYRRGRELDRIRLRWLMCAAISVPVLLATSWLAIAAGLPGDVAYLGFLVAMLFLVPAAITVAILRHDLLDIDRFFGTTVSWLITTIVSAAIFAAVVVAVDTLFPRQQRAGVTSAAFVTALLLLPLFHWLHRGVGRLVDPDRTTAVAQIKDFVRRVRDGQAEPEQVQNVLRKALGDPELQVILQRPGEELDLPEGAIPLSTGDSAVGALVLGTTSARRVRRAREAAVEARLPIEVSRLRLELQDALAEVRASRSRLMAAVTVERQRLERDLHDGAQQQLIAVGMRLRSLQHRLGATQYKEIDELVESLEQTVAELRRIAHGVRPSRLDDGLAVALRRLVQDSSVPVDLVVPEVQVGEGVATAVYFTVGEAIANTLKHARATRISIEVEQLGQRLRVVVRDDGIGGAREGFGLTSLRDRVASVGGSLTLDSPPGAGTSIRAEIPCAS, encoded by the coding sequence GTGACCAGGCCACTGGGGTGGGTGACCGCCGCGTCAGTCGCGTACGTCGCGGGCCTAGTCGTTCGCGCGGCACTCGCCTACGGGCCGGCCTCGATCGGGTCCGGCGGCGACCTCCCGGTGACGATGGCGATCCTGCTGCCGTCGCTCCTGCTCGGCTGGCTGGTCGCGGTGCGAGCGCCGACGAGCCCGATCGGTCCCGCGCTGGCCTGGACCGGCGCGTTGCCGGCAGTCGTCTTCGCCGTCGAAGACTGGGGATCGAGCTACCACACCGCCCACGCGTGGCCTGGCGCGCGCACTGTCGAGGTCGTGGCGGCGGGGGTCTGGACCTGGCTGTTCCTGGGTTTCGCGATCCTGGTCCTGGTGTTCCCGGACGGTCTGCTCCCCGGCCGCAGGTGGCGCACGATCGCGATCGCCGTACCGGTCTGGCTGGCCCTGGTCAACTTCGTCATCGCCACCGACATCGACAACTACTCGGCCACTTCCGAGCCCGAGCGTGTCGTCGGCAGGCCGCCGTTCGTGCTGCCCGCCCCAGTGCGGGGCGGGCTCATCGTGGTGGCCATGGCCGGGCTGATCGGGATCCTGCTGGCAGTTGCCGTCAGCCTGGTCGTCAGATATCGCCGCGGCCGCGAGCTGGACCGGATCCGGCTGCGCTGGCTGATGTGCGCGGCGATCAGCGTGCCGGTGCTGTTGGCAACGAGTTGGCTGGCGATCGCCGCCGGGCTGCCGGGTGACGTCGCCTACCTGGGCTTCCTGGTCGCGATGCTGTTCCTGGTCCCGGCCGCGATCACCGTCGCGATCCTGCGGCACGACCTGCTGGACATCGACCGCTTCTTCGGTACGACGGTCAGCTGGCTGATCACCACGATCGTCTCGGCCGCGATCTTCGCCGCCGTGGTGGTTGCCGTTGACACCCTTTTCCCGCGGCAGCAACGGGCCGGCGTCACCAGCGCCGCCTTCGTCACGGCTCTCCTCCTGCTCCCCCTCTTCCACTGGCTGCACCGCGGCGTCGGCCGCCTGGTCGATCCCGACCGGACGACAGCCGTTGCCCAGATCAAGGACTTCGTCCGGCGGGTCCGCGACGGCCAGGCCGAGCCGGAGCAGGTCCAAAACGTACTCCGGAAAGCTCTCGGCGACCCCGAACTTCAGGTCATCCTGCAGCGCCCCGGCGAGGAGCTCGATCTGCCCGAAGGTGCGATCCCCTTGTCCACAGGCGATTCGGCCGTCGGCGCGCTGGTCCTCGGCACGACGTCAGCCCGCCGCGTCAGGCGCGCCCGCGAGGCGGCGGTCGAGGCCCGCTTGCCGATCGAGGTGAGCCGGCTACGACTGGAGCTGCAGGACGCACTGGCCGAAGTACGGGCCAGCCGGTCCCGATTGATGGCGGCGGTGACGGTCGAACGGCAACGACTGGAGCGGGACCTGCACGACGGCGCCCAACAGCAGTTGATTGCCGTCGGCATGCGACTCAGGTCGCTGCAGCATCGACTCGGCGCCACGCAGTACAAGGAAATCGATGAGCTGGTTGAGTCGCTCGAGCAGACCGTGGCAGAGCTGCGGCGGATCGCGCACGGAGTGAGGCCGAGCCGATTGGACGACGGGCTGGCGGTCGCGCTGCGCCGGCTGGTCCAGGACAGCTCCGTACCGGTCGACCTGGTGGTACCGGAAGTCCAGGTCGGGGAAGGCGTGGCGACGGCGGTGTACTTCACGGTGGGTGAGGCGATCGCCAACACGCTGAAGCATGCGCGCGCGACCCGGATCTCGATCGAGGTCGAGCAGCTCGGGCAACGGCTGCGAGTCGTCGTCCGCGACGACGGGATCGGCGGTGCCCGGGAAGGCTTCGGGTTGACCTCGCTGCGGGACCGGGTGGCCTCGGTCGGCGGCTCGTTGACGCTGGACAGCCCGCCCGGCGCGGGTACCTCGATCAGGGCGGAGATCCCGTGCGCGTCGTGA
- a CDS encoding bifunctional FO biosynthesis protein CofGH has protein sequence MTTTAMRRALKRADDGKTLDPAEVEVLLAAGGDDLTALMATAARVRDQGLADAGRTGIVTFSKKVFIPLTRLCRDRCHYCTFATTPGRMHSPYLSPDEVLEIARQGAVLGCKEALFTLGDAPEDRWDAAKTWLEEAGYDSTLDYVRAMAIRVLEETGLLPHLNPGVMSWQDLQRLKPVAPSMGMMLETTSRRLFEEKGQPHFGSPDKDPAIRLRVLEDAGRSNVPFTTGLLVGIGESLEERADSIFALRKIARQYGGIQEVIIQGFRVKPDTAMRNDADIPLDEWLAAIAVTRIVLGPRMRVQAPPNLVDLAECKLLLDAGVDDFGGVSPLTPDHVNPERPWPQLDDLTKVTAAAGFTLRERLTAHPEYLREPWLDPRLISHVEALVDPETGLADEAAFPKGLPWQEPDGGWDSVGRTDLHTAIDTEGRRTETRSDFDAAYGDWDVLREDVAARRAGESSPERIDADVKAALSAAADDPAGLSDAQALTLMTVTGPALDELARIADDLRKEVVGDDVTYVVNRNINFTNVCYTGCRFCAFAQRRTDADAYSLSMDEVAQRAEEAWVIGATEVCMQGGIHPDLPGTAYADLVRAVKSRVPQMHVHAYSPMEIVNGSVRTGLSIEEFLISVKEAGLDSIPGTAAEILDDDVRWILTKGKLPTASWIEVISTAHKVGLPSSSTMMYGHVDSPHHWVQHLRTIAAVQDETGGFTEFVLLPFIHTNSPIYLAGVARPGPTYDENRAVHAMARIMLHGRIDNIQCSWVKLGVDGCVAVLNGGVNDIGGTLMEETISRMAGSKHGSRKSIEELTAMATAANRPARQRTTTYGEVPARPVTELELA, from the coding sequence GTGACGACTACTGCGATGCGCCGCGCACTCAAGCGCGCCGACGACGGGAAGACGCTGGATCCGGCCGAGGTCGAGGTGTTGCTGGCAGCGGGCGGCGATGACCTGACCGCCCTGATGGCGACGGCCGCACGAGTCCGGGACCAGGGTCTCGCCGACGCGGGCCGCACTGGGATCGTCACCTTCTCGAAGAAGGTGTTCATCCCGCTGACCAGGCTGTGTCGCGACCGGTGCCACTACTGCACCTTCGCCACCACGCCGGGCCGCATGCACTCGCCGTACCTGAGCCCGGACGAGGTGCTGGAGATCGCCCGGCAGGGCGCGGTCCTCGGGTGCAAGGAAGCGCTGTTCACGCTCGGCGACGCACCCGAGGACCGCTGGGACGCGGCGAAGACGTGGCTCGAGGAAGCCGGCTACGACAGCACGCTCGACTACGTGCGGGCGATGGCGATCCGCGTGCTGGAAGAGACCGGGCTGCTGCCGCACCTGAACCCGGGGGTGATGTCGTGGCAGGACCTGCAGCGGCTGAAGCCGGTCGCGCCGAGCATGGGCATGATGCTGGAGACCACCTCGCGCCGGCTGTTCGAGGAGAAGGGCCAGCCGCACTTCGGTTCGCCCGACAAGGACCCGGCGATCCGGCTGCGCGTGCTCGAGGACGCCGGCCGCTCGAACGTCCCCTTCACCACCGGCCTGCTGGTCGGGATCGGCGAGAGCCTCGAGGAGCGGGCCGACTCGATTTTCGCGCTGCGCAAGATCGCCCGTCAGTACGGCGGGATCCAGGAGGTCATCATCCAGGGGTTCCGGGTGAAGCCGGACACCGCGATGCGCAACGACGCGGACATTCCGCTGGACGAGTGGCTGGCCGCGATCGCGGTCACCCGGATCGTGCTCGGCCCGCGGATGCGCGTCCAGGCGCCGCCGAACCTGGTCGATCTGGCCGAATGCAAGCTGCTCCTCGACGCGGGCGTGGACGACTTCGGTGGGGTGTCGCCGCTGACCCCCGACCACGTGAACCCGGAGCGTCCGTGGCCCCAGCTCGACGACCTGACCAAGGTGACCGCGGCCGCCGGATTCACCTTGCGGGAAAGGCTGACCGCGCACCCGGAGTACCTGCGGGAGCCTTGGCTCGACCCGCGGCTGATCTCGCACGTCGAGGCGCTGGTCGATCCGGAGACCGGCCTGGCTGATGAAGCCGCCTTCCCGAAGGGCCTTCCCTGGCAGGAGCCCGACGGCGGCTGGGACAGTGTCGGGCGGACGGACCTGCATACCGCGATCGACACCGAGGGACGGCGTACGGAGACCCGCTCGGACTTCGACGCGGCGTACGGGGACTGGGACGTACTGCGTGAAGACGTCGCCGCTCGCCGCGCCGGGGAATCGAGCCCGGAGCGGATCGACGCGGATGTGAAGGCCGCGCTCTCCGCCGCGGCCGACGACCCGGCCGGCCTCTCCGATGCGCAGGCGCTGACGTTGATGACCGTCACCGGCCCGGCCTTGGACGAGCTCGCCCGCATCGCCGACGACCTGCGCAAGGAGGTGGTCGGCGACGACGTGACGTACGTGGTCAACCGGAACATCAACTTCACCAACGTCTGCTACACCGGCTGCCGGTTCTGCGCGTTCGCCCAGCGGCGGACGGACGCCGACGCCTACTCGCTGTCGATGGACGAGGTCGCCCAGCGCGCCGAGGAGGCGTGGGTGATCGGCGCGACCGAGGTCTGCATGCAGGGCGGTATCCACCCCGACCTGCCCGGTACGGCGTACGCGGACCTCGTGCGGGCCGTGAAGTCCAGGGTGCCGCAGATGCACGTCCACGCGTACTCACCGATGGAGATCGTCAACGGCTCGGTGCGCACCGGGCTGTCGATCGAGGAGTTCCTGATCTCGGTGAAGGAGGCCGGACTGGACAGCATCCCCGGTACGGCCGCGGAGATCCTCGACGACGACGTGCGCTGGATCCTCACCAAGGGAAAGTTGCCGACGGCAAGCTGGATCGAGGTGATCTCGACCGCGCACAAGGTGGGGCTGCCGTCGTCGTCGACGATGATGTACGGGCACGTGGACTCGCCGCATCACTGGGTCCAGCACCTGCGGACGATCGCGGCGGTCCAGGACGAGACCGGTGGGTTCACCGAGTTCGTCCTGCTGCCGTTCATCCACACCAACTCGCCGATCTACCTGGCCGGCGTGGCCCGCCCGGGCCCGACGTACGACGAGAACCGCGCGGTGCACGCGATGGCGCGGATCATGCTGCACGGCCGGATCGACAACATCCAGTGCTCCTGGGTGAAGCTCGGCGTCGACGGCTGCGTCGCCGTCCTCAACGGCGGCGTCAACGACATCGGCGGCACGTTGATGGAGGAGACCATCAGCCGGATGGCCGGCTCGAAACACGGCTCCCGCAAATCCATCGAAGAACTCACCGCCATGGCGACCGCAGCCAACCGACCCGCCCGCCAACGCACCACGACGTACGGCGAAGTCCCGGCCCGCCCGGTCACCGAACTCGAGCTCGCCTGA
- a CDS encoding TetR/AcrR family transcriptional regulator has translation MQVRGSTRRPDGRRERGRARRTELLIATLAVIERDGVAGVSHRAVAAEAGVSLASTTYHFASLDELLVAALTWAAEDLAAELQERVSELGARPADELARLIEHCLVYRRGRTLAEYELYLLAARRPALREAAAAWLEPLTQIARSFTSDPHKASLLVAALDGILLQALIGAREFDRADFHALLAVLR, from the coding sequence GTGCAGGTCAGAGGCAGTACCAGACGCCCGGACGGACGACGCGAGCGGGGTCGCGCCCGGCGTACGGAGCTGCTGATCGCGACCCTGGCGGTGATCGAGCGAGACGGTGTCGCCGGGGTCAGCCATCGCGCCGTCGCGGCCGAGGCGGGAGTGTCGCTGGCATCGACGACGTACCACTTCGCGAGCCTCGACGAATTGCTGGTGGCCGCGCTGACCTGGGCCGCGGAGGACCTGGCCGCCGAGTTGCAGGAGCGGGTCAGCGAGCTCGGCGCCCGCCCGGCCGACGAGCTCGCGCGGCTGATCGAGCACTGCCTGGTCTATCGACGGGGACGCACGCTCGCGGAGTACGAGCTCTATCTCCTGGCTGCCCGGCGACCTGCGTTGCGCGAGGCGGCCGCTGCCTGGCTCGAGCCGTTGACGCAGATCGCCCGGAGCTTCACCAGCGACCCGCACAAGGCGAGCCTGCTGGTCGCCGCGCTCGACGGGATTCTCCTGCAGGCTCTGATCGGCGCGCGGGAGTTCGACCGGGCCGACTTCCACGCTTTGCTCGCAGTACTGAGGTAG